The following nucleotide sequence is from Mucilaginibacter sp. cycad4.
GAGCCGCCGTATCAAAACCATCCAGAAGAAAATTGTGGCCGAAACTACCGCGCTTGCAGGTTCAACTACCGAATCGTTAAGAAACATTGAGCTGGTAAAAAGTTTGGGTTTGGCCAAGCAGGAAATTGAAAGGTTAAATAATACAACCTACAAAATCCTTGACCTGGAACTGAAAAAAGTAAAGTATGTACGCAGCATGAGCTTTGTACAGGGCACTACGGTGAACTTGGTAAGAAGTGTGATGGTTGTGGTATTACTGATGCTTATCTTTAAGGAAACAATATCTCCCGGACAATATTTCAGCTTTTTATTTTACTCATTCTTTTTATTTAACCCTTTGCAGGAGTTAGGCAACGTAATCCTTTCCTGGCGCGAGGCTGAGGTTTCCCTTGGCAACTTTAACCGGATATTGAGTATCCCTATTGATAAAAAGCCCGAAAAACCTGTATTGCTTGAAAAAGTGAATACCTTAACGTTTAATGATGTTAGCTTTAAACATTTAACCGCAAATCGTAACGCGCTCAACCATATTAGTTTTGAAACCAATTCCGGAGAAACAATCGCTTTTGTTGGCCCTTCGGGCTCGGGTAAAACTACGCTCGTTAAATTATTGGTTGGTTTATATCAGCCCTTGCAGGGCGATATTTTATACAATGGTATCTTAAGCAAAGAGATTGATCTTGATCAGCTGCGTGAAAAAATAGGCTTTGTAACCCAGGATACGCAACTGTTTTCGGGTACTATCCGCGAAAACCTGCAGTTTGTGCGCCCGGGGGCTACCGACGAGGAATGTATGGATGTGCTACAGCGTGCAGCCTGCCAAACCCTGCTTGCCCGTGCCGATAAAGGTTTAAGCACCGTAATTGGCGAGGGCGGTGTAAAAGTGTCAGGTGGCGAAAAACAACGCCTTTCTATAGCCCGTGCTTTATTACGCAGGCCGGATATCCTGGTATTTGACGAGGCAACCTCTTCGCTTGATTCCATCACCGAGGAGGAGATCACCGAAACCATCCGTAATGTATCCGAAAAGGAAAATCATATCACGATCCTGATCGCTCACCGCTTATCAACCATTATGCATGCCGACAGCATTTACGTATTGGAGAAAGGCCGTATTATTGAATCGGGTAAGCATGCTGATCTTATTTCCCAAAAAGGTTTATATTATGCTATGTGGAGGCAACAGATAGGGGAGAAGGATACGGTAGACGCGCTGGATTAAAAGTATATTTTATTAAAACAACAAAGGCGATATTTGACATCGCCTTTGTTGTGTGTTTAAATACCCTCCGTCATGCCGAATTTATTTCGGCATCCCACAGGACATGTTCAGCAATTGCTTTGCATGATGGTAACTTAGCTTGTGAGGTGCTGAAACAAGTTACCCATGACATAATAAAAATTACGGTCATGTTGAACTTGTTTCAACATCCCATTTGCTAAGCGGCTTGCAAATCAAGCCGTCTACCTTTCTTGTGAGGTGCCGAAACAAGTTCGGCATGACGACGGAGAGATGTCATGCTACCTTCAGAGGCCGCCGGGTTTAATAACTCAGCATGATGCTTTTATTTTGTAGGTAGATTTATCTTATGCGTGTCTCCAATAAAAGCAGAATGAGTTGTAAGTCCTTAAACCTAAATATTTTTATTTTCAATCATCCTGAAAAACTCATCGCGGTAAGTATCCCCTACAGGGATGATCTTGTCGCCTATCTGGATGCGGCTGCGTTCAATGCTGTCAATTTTGTTAAGGGCTACAATGTATGATTTGTGTACCCGAACAAAATGTTTTTCGGGGAGTGCATCTTCCATCTTTTTCATGCCCTGCAGGGTAATGATCCGCTCGGCAGAGGTAAAAATGCTGATATAATCCTTCAAGCCCTCAATAAACATGATGTCATGCAGGTATACCTTCTGGATCTTATGTTCGGTTTTTACAAAGATAAAATCGGTTGAAA
It contains:
- a CDS encoding ABC transporter ATP-binding protein, which encodes MNVLISYLKKHRGIVVFALFLAAMNIGFSLLDPWITGRIVDRVIEQRSKLKYDAYLNQVLMLVGAAIGVAMVSRIAKNFQDYFTNIITQKVGAEMYADGLKHSLELPYQVFEDQRSGETLGILQKVRLDCEKFITSFIGILFVSLIGMVFVIVYSVSVSYKVTLVYFAAIPIITFVSMAMSRRIKTIQKKIVAETTALAGSTTESLRNIELVKSLGLAKQEIERLNNTTYKILDLELKKVKYVRSMSFVQGTTVNLVRSVMVVVLLMLIFKETISPGQYFSFLFYSFFLFNPLQELGNVILSWREAEVSLGNFNRILSIPIDKKPEKPVLLEKVNTLTFNDVSFKHLTANRNALNHISFETNSGETIAFVGPSGSGKTTLVKLLVGLYQPLQGDILYNGILSKEIDLDQLREKIGFVTQDTQLFSGTIRENLQFVRPGATDEECMDVLQRAACQTLLARADKGLSTVIGEGGVKVSGGEKQRLSIARALLRRPDILVFDEATSSLDSITEEEITETIRNVSEKENHITILIAHRLSTIMHADSIYVLEKGRIIESGKHADLISQKGLYYAMWRQQIGEKDTVDALD